A region of Piscinibacter gummiphilus DNA encodes the following proteins:
- a CDS encoding DUF899 family protein — translation MSPTPSLKPASDLAALTHRRFPNETPAYREARVALLAEEIELRRHVERVAAQRRALPLGGEVPEDYTFVGEQGPVKLAQLFGPHDTLVTYNWMFGPQRERPCPMCTCLLGALDGESPDILQRVGFAVIARSPIERLTAFKRERGWQHLPVVSSGANSFNRDYADEDPAKGEDNAGFCVFQKEGGRIFLTYADEMGFDMADPGQDPRGPVDIMPIWHLFDLTPGGRDPKWYPKLSY, via the coding sequence ATGAGCCCCACCCCCAGCCTGAAGCCGGCCAGTGACCTGGCCGCGCTGACCCACCGCCGCTTCCCCAACGAAACCCCGGCCTACCGCGAGGCGCGTGTCGCGCTGCTCGCGGAGGAGATCGAACTGCGCCGCCACGTCGAACGCGTGGCCGCACAACGCCGCGCGCTGCCCCTGGGCGGCGAAGTGCCGGAGGACTACACGTTCGTCGGCGAACAGGGCCCCGTGAAGCTGGCGCAGCTGTTCGGCCCGCACGACACCCTCGTCACCTACAACTGGATGTTCGGCCCGCAACGCGAGCGCCCGTGCCCCATGTGCACCTGCCTGCTGGGTGCACTGGACGGCGAGTCGCCCGACATCCTGCAGCGCGTGGGCTTCGCCGTGATCGCCCGCTCGCCCATCGAGCGCCTCACCGCGTTCAAGCGCGAACGGGGCTGGCAGCACCTTCCCGTCGTGTCGTCCGGCGCGAACAGCTTCAACCGCGACTACGCCGACGAGGACCCTGCGAAGGGCGAGGACAACGCCGGCTTCTGCGTGTTCCAGAAGGAAGGTGGCCGCATCTTCCTCACCTATGCCGACGAGATGGGCTTCGACATGGCCGACCCCGGCCAGGACCCGCGCGGCCCGGTCGACATCATGCCGATCTGGCACCTGTTCGACCTGACGCCGGGCGGGCGCGATCCGAAGTGGTATCCGAAGCTGTCGTACTAG
- a CDS encoding TetR/AcrR family transcriptional regulator — MGQPNVRERLVEASLDVFQSLGFNGSSVQDLTDAAGVPKGSFYNHFAGKEDLALAALALYIERSGVEVLRDKRLQPIERLKRHFRTNWKTAKDRGYKAGCYLGTMSSEIADTHEKSREAFLGVFRAWTGLIAEAIGEAQAKGDIAQAGDPALLARFVLNAWQGTLVRMKVVRSEEPLKDFNTLVFDVLLK, encoded by the coding sequence ATGGGACAACCCAACGTTCGTGAGCGACTCGTCGAAGCATCGCTGGATGTCTTCCAGTCGCTTGGCTTCAACGGCTCCAGCGTGCAGGACTTGACCGACGCGGCGGGCGTTCCCAAGGGCTCGTTCTACAACCACTTCGCGGGCAAGGAAGACCTCGCCCTCGCCGCGTTGGCGCTCTACATCGAACGCAGCGGGGTCGAGGTTCTCCGCGACAAGCGGCTCCAACCCATCGAACGCCTGAAGCGCCATTTCCGCACGAACTGGAAGACCGCCAAGGACCGAGGCTACAAGGCGGGCTGCTACCTCGGCACAATGAGTTCCGAGATCGCCGACACGCACGAGAAGTCGCGCGAGGCGTTCCTCGGCGTCTTTCGGGCGTGGACCGGGCTGATCGCGGAGGCCATCGGCGAAGCACAGGCGAAGGGGGACATCGCGCAGGCCGGAGATCCCGCCCTGCTGGCCCGCTTCGTGCTGAATGCATGGCAAGGAACGCTGGTGCGAATGAAGGTCGTCCGGAGCGAGGAACCGCTCAAGGACTTCAACACCCTCGTGTTCGACGTCCTCCTGAAGTAG
- a CDS encoding SDR family NAD(P)-dependent oxidoreductase, producing the protein MSDSSKTAVITGASSGIGAVYAQRLAARGHDLILVARRLDRLEKLAHELSSAHGVRVETLAADLGTDSGVSGIEKVLASDKRIGMLVNNAGVARLAPLAGATAEDAMSQVSLNIAALTRLTRAVLPGFLARNQGTIVNVASVLAIQSLPISAVYSGTKAYVLAFTRALQAELASTGVKAQVLLPGVTATDLWSEGISGVPLSVLNQDSVMSTPDLVDAALRALDEGEAVTWPSVEDAQLWTDFEQARARLFAATQTGRPASRYRAG; encoded by the coding sequence ATGTCCGACTCCAGCAAGACCGCGGTCATCACCGGAGCCTCTTCCGGCATCGGGGCCGTCTATGCCCAACGCCTGGCCGCACGCGGGCACGACCTGATCCTCGTGGCCCGGCGCCTGGACCGCCTCGAGAAACTCGCCCACGAACTGTCGAGCGCCCATGGCGTGCGGGTCGAGACCCTCGCGGCAGACCTCGGCACCGACTCGGGGGTCTCGGGCATCGAGAAGGTGCTCGCCTCCGACAAGCGCATCGGCATGCTCGTGAACAACGCGGGCGTTGCCCGGCTGGCGCCCCTTGCCGGCGCCACGGCGGAGGACGCGATGTCGCAGGTGTCGCTGAACATCGCCGCGCTGACGCGCCTGACCCGCGCGGTGCTGCCCGGATTCCTCGCGCGGAACCAGGGCACCATCGTCAACGTGGCGTCCGTCCTGGCGATCCAGTCCCTCCCCATCAGCGCGGTCTACAGCGGCACCAAGGCGTACGTGCTGGCCTTCACGCGCGCGCTTCAGGCGGAACTCGCCTCCACGGGGGTGAAGGCACAGGTGCTTCTTCCGGGGGTCACGGCCACCGACCTCTGGTCCGAAGGCATTTCGGGCGTGCCGCTCTCGGTGTTGAACCAGGACAGCGTGATGTCGACACCCGACCTGGTCGATGCCGCGTTGCGCGCACTCGATGAAGGCGAAGCGGTCACCTGGCCCTCGGTGGAAGACGCGCAGCTCTGGACCGACTTCGAACAGGCGCGGGCACGGCTGTTCGCCGCGACCCAGACGGGGCGACCCGCGTCGCGATACCGGGCAGGATGA
- the acuI gene encoding acrylyl-CoA reductase (NADPH), protein MGSFKGVRVTQADGKLTASVVSLDDTDLDPGDVTIAVEYSTVNYKDGLAITGLGGFIKRFPMTPGIDLAGTVLESSHPGFKAGDKVVLNGREAGVTHHGGFAQRARVPGDWLVKLPSGISTRQAAAIGTAGFAAMLCVLALERNGVTGGQVLVTGAAGGVGSVAIALLAKRGYRVLASTGRASEEAYLRNLGAAEIIDRSTLSAAAERPLGMERWDGAVDTVGSHTLVNVLAQTRYGGAVAACGLAQGMDLPGSMAPYILRGVTLAGIDTVNAPMRAREQAWARLATDLDGSLLEGMTSTVGLDGAAAKAVQVLQGAVRGRTLVDVNR, encoded by the coding sequence ATGGGATCATTCAAAGGCGTTCGTGTCACCCAGGCCGACGGCAAGCTGACAGCCTCCGTCGTGTCGCTCGACGACACCGACCTGGACCCGGGCGACGTGACCATCGCCGTCGAGTACTCGACCGTCAACTACAAGGACGGTCTGGCCATCACCGGACTCGGCGGTTTCATCAAACGCTTTCCGATGACGCCGGGCATCGACCTGGCCGGCACCGTGCTCGAGTCGTCCCATCCCGGCTTCAAGGCCGGCGACAAGGTCGTCCTCAACGGCCGCGAGGCGGGCGTGACGCACCACGGAGGTTTCGCCCAACGCGCCCGCGTGCCGGGGGACTGGCTCGTCAAGCTGCCATCCGGCATCTCGACGCGCCAGGCGGCCGCCATCGGCACCGCCGGGTTCGCGGCCATGCTGTGCGTGCTCGCGCTGGAGCGGAACGGCGTAACGGGCGGCCAGGTGCTGGTGACCGGCGCGGCAGGCGGTGTCGGCTCGGTGGCGATCGCCCTTCTCGCGAAGCGCGGATACCGGGTGCTCGCATCGACCGGGCGGGCATCCGAGGAGGCCTATCTCCGCAACCTCGGCGCAGCCGAGATCATCGATCGCTCGACCCTGTCCGCCGCGGCGGAACGCCCTCTGGGCATGGAACGCTGGGACGGCGCGGTGGACACGGTGGGCAGCCACACGCTGGTGAACGTGCTGGCCCAGACACGGTACGGCGGGGCCGTGGCCGCCTGCGGCCTGGCGCAAGGCATGGACCTTCCGGGCAGCATGGCGCCGTACATCCTGCGCGGCGTGACGCTCGCGGGCATCGACACGGTCAACGCACCGATGCGCGCGCGCGAGCAGGCCTGGGCGCGGCTCGCCACGGACCTCGACGGCAGCCTGCTGGAAGGCATGACCTCGACGGTCGGCCTGGATGGCGCCGCGGCGAAAGCGGTGCAGGTCCTGCAAGGCGCGGTGCGCGGCCGGACCCTGGTCGACGTGAATCGTTGA
- a CDS encoding sensor domain-containing diguanylate cyclase encodes MSDRPTDPRPITEARLLAMVNASGDSFWETDVERHFVHISDNMCRMMGYAREEIHGRNVMEFMTPEYRAEILTHAAQRGTPDNPLAHIHPLRHTGEFFRKDGARLWIETVSVPVFDDAGLHIGYFGITRDVTERKRAEQDLRRANERLEAQLAHIQALHAQMREQAIRDELTGVHNRRHFVEVAEREMERARRQGAMLSLVMLDIDHFKRVNDDHGHPVGDAALKAVGALLGETTRSGDLAFRLGGEEFAVLLMGMGHDGAIERAEIWRTALADVRIPIEGSSLRLTASFGVATFPAHANSVVELMKVADARMYLAKAQGRDQVIGQPLP; translated from the coding sequence ATGAGCGACCGTCCCACCGATCCGCGTCCCATCACCGAGGCCCGCCTCCTGGCCATGGTGAACGCCAGCGGCGACAGCTTCTGGGAAACCGACGTCGAGCGCCACTTCGTCCACATCAGCGACAACATGTGCCGCATGATGGGCTACGCGCGCGAGGAGATCCACGGCCGCAACGTCATGGAGTTCATGACACCCGAGTACCGGGCCGAGATCCTCACCCACGCCGCGCAGCGCGGCACCCCAGACAACCCGCTGGCCCACATCCACCCGCTGCGTCACACCGGCGAGTTCTTCCGCAAGGACGGCGCCCGCCTGTGGATCGAGACCGTCTCGGTGCCCGTGTTCGACGACGCGGGCCTGCACATCGGCTACTTCGGCATCACGCGCGACGTGACCGAGCGCAAGCGCGCGGAGCAGGACCTGCGCCGCGCCAACGAGCGGCTCGAGGCGCAGCTCGCCCACATCCAGGCACTGCACGCGCAGATGCGCGAGCAGGCCATCCGCGACGAACTCACCGGCGTGCACAACCGCCGCCACTTCGTCGAGGTGGCCGAACGCGAGATGGAACGGGCGCGGCGCCAGGGCGCGATGCTGTCGCTCGTGATGCTCGACATCGACCACTTCAAGCGCGTCAACGACGACCACGGCCACCCCGTGGGCGACGCGGCCCTGAAGGCCGTGGGCGCCCTGCTCGGCGAGACCACGCGCTCGGGCGACCTCGCCTTCCGCCTCGGCGGCGAGGAGTTCGCGGTGCTGCTGATGGGCATGGGCCACGACGGCGCCATCGAACGCGCCGAGATCTGGCGCACCGCCCTCGCGGACGTGCGCATCCCCATCGAGGGATCGTCGCTGCGCCTGACCGCCTCGTTCGGCGTGGCCACCTTCCCCGCGCACGCGAACAGCGTCGTGGAGCTGATGAAGGTGGCGGATGCGCGCATGTACCTCGCGAAGGCACAGGGGCGCGACCAAGTGATCGGACAGCCGCTCCCCTGA
- a CDS encoding siderophore-interacting protein, giving the protein MADSLLEVRRVRHELRRRRVQVSRVTRLSPHIVSITFTGADLAGFTSASFDDHIKLMLPAPGTSELVLPELGPDGPSFPEGAPRPVMRDYTPRRFDAAALELDIEFAVHGDGPAATWAAQARPGQEVGIGGPRGSFLIPEAFDWHLLVGDDAALPAIARRLEELPAGKRVIAVLAVAPEDRRELPTKADVAWHWCEPSGLVDAVRALKIPDGAGYSWAAGEAKAMAAVREVLVGELGLDRSRVRAAAYWKQGAPGHHERIE; this is encoded by the coding sequence ATGGCCGATTCCCTCCTCGAAGTGCGCCGCGTGCGCCACGAACTCCGCCGCCGCCGCGTCCAGGTGAGCCGCGTGACGCGGCTGAGCCCGCACATCGTCTCGATCACCTTCACCGGTGCGGACCTCGCCGGCTTCACCAGCGCCTCGTTCGACGACCACATCAAGCTCATGCTGCCCGCGCCGGGCACCTCCGAACTGGTGCTGCCGGAGCTCGGGCCCGACGGCCCGTCGTTCCCCGAAGGCGCGCCGCGCCCGGTGATGCGCGACTACACCCCACGCCGCTTCGACGCGGCCGCGCTCGAGCTCGACATCGAATTCGCGGTGCATGGCGACGGCCCCGCCGCCACATGGGCCGCGCAGGCCCGGCCCGGCCAGGAGGTCGGCATCGGCGGCCCGCGCGGTTCGTTCCTGATCCCCGAGGCCTTCGACTGGCACCTGCTGGTGGGCGACGACGCCGCGCTGCCCGCCATCGCGCGGCGGCTGGAGGAGCTGCCCGCGGGCAAACGGGTCATCGCCGTGCTGGCGGTGGCGCCGGAAGACCGCCGCGAGCTGCCGACGAAGGCGGACGTGGCGTGGCACTGGTGCGAGCCGTCGGGCCTGGTCGATGCCGTGCGTGCGTTGAAGATCCCGGACGGCGCGGGCTACAGCTGGGCCGCGGGCGAGGCGAAGGCCATGGCCGCGGTGCGCGAGGTGCTGGTGGGTGAGCTGGGCCTGGACCGCTCACGCGTGCGTGCGGCGGCCTATTGGAAGCAGGGGGCGCCCGGGCACCACGAGCGCATCGAGTGA
- a CDS encoding phospholipase D-like domain-containing protein, with protein sequence MLGVLLMQGCASIGRSHHPRAEAVAARPSDTLSMWGGQDVLGDGESALRPLATGAYAWDARMTIIQQAQRTLDVQYYLLKDDGSGRAFLRALRDAAGRGVRVRLLVDDLYTISEDALLANFAAIENVEVRLFNPFPMGRSTHVTRWGLSLFDVARLNHRMHNKLMIADGAMAIVGGRNIADEYFLRSTDGNFIDFDLLIAGAAVPELAAAFDAYWNSPRVFDVSELEPGLPDEMARRIAFDVSTKEFAAAAPGLAPSERDLLGYGPLSGDIGHPPLKMVRARIQVFADDPEKVSGQAESGADSTTVTSQVLDAINRAREDLLLVSPYFVPGKLGMENIGRGRQQGVAVTLVTNSLAANDEPYVSAAFARYRKPLLKMGVQVHEVSPEVLDAGKDRRPRHLATTSGRLHVKGAVIDRRWTFVGSMNMDFRSSRVNTEIGVLVDSPEFAADVAGLIDRLHAMGMYRLRLSPETQDIEWVEHRDGKEVVHVDEPGVDWVTRLKIFTLFPFISETLL encoded by the coding sequence GTGCTGGGCGTCCTGCTGATGCAGGGCTGTGCGTCCATCGGGAGGTCGCACCATCCGCGCGCCGAGGCCGTCGCCGCCAGGCCTTCCGACACGCTCTCGATGTGGGGCGGCCAGGATGTGCTGGGCGATGGCGAGTCGGCGCTTCGGCCGCTCGCCACCGGGGCCTACGCGTGGGACGCCCGGATGACGATCATCCAGCAGGCGCAGCGCACGCTGGACGTGCAGTACTACCTGCTGAAGGACGACGGCTCGGGTCGGGCGTTCCTCCGTGCGCTCCGTGACGCCGCCGGACGTGGGGTCCGGGTGCGCCTTCTGGTCGACGATCTCTACACCATCAGCGAGGACGCCCTCCTGGCGAACTTCGCAGCGATCGAAAACGTGGAGGTTCGGCTGTTCAATCCGTTCCCGATGGGCCGTTCGACGCATGTGACGCGCTGGGGACTCTCTCTCTTCGATGTCGCCCGCTTGAACCACCGGATGCACAACAAGTTGATGATCGCGGACGGTGCGATGGCCATCGTCGGGGGGCGAAACATCGCCGACGAATATTTCCTGCGAAGCACCGATGGCAACTTCATCGACTTCGACCTGCTGATCGCGGGTGCCGCGGTGCCCGAACTCGCCGCCGCGTTCGACGCCTACTGGAACAGCCCCCGTGTGTTCGACGTCTCCGAACTCGAGCCCGGCCTGCCGGACGAGATGGCGCGCCGGATCGCGTTCGACGTGTCGACGAAGGAATTCGCCGCAGCGGCGCCCGGGCTGGCCCCGTCGGAGCGGGATCTTCTCGGCTACGGCCCGCTCTCGGGGGACATCGGGCATCCGCCCCTCAAGATGGTTCGGGCCAGGATCCAGGTCTTCGCCGACGATCCCGAGAAGGTGTCGGGGCAAGCCGAATCAGGGGCCGACTCGACGACGGTCACCTCCCAGGTGCTGGACGCCATCAACCGGGCCCGGGAAGATCTGCTCCTCGTGTCGCCGTACTTCGTGCCGGGCAAGCTCGGAATGGAGAACATCGGGCGGGGCCGGCAGCAGGGCGTCGCCGTCACGCTGGTCACCAATTCCCTCGCGGCCAACGACGAACCCTATGTGAGTGCGGCGTTCGCCCGATATCGGAAGCCGCTGCTGAAGATGGGGGTCCAGGTCCACGAGGTGAGTCCCGAGGTGCTCGATGCCGGGAAGGACCGCCGCCCGCGGCACCTGGCGACAACCTCGGGGCGACTGCACGTCAAGGGAGCAGTCATCGACCGTCGATGGACGTTCGTCGGTTCGATGAACATGGACTTCCGTTCCTCGCGCGTGAACACCGAAATCGGCGTGCTCGTGGACAGCCCGGAATTCGCAGCGGACGTGGCCGGCCTGATCGACCGCCTGCATGCCATGGGCATGTACCGGCTGAGGCTGTCGCCCGAAACGCAGGACATCGAATGGGTCGAGCACCGTGATGGCAAGGAAGTCGTCCACGTCGACGAGCCCGGCGTGGACTGGGTGACCCGCCTGAAGATCTTCACGCTGTTCCCGTTCATCAGCGAGACGCTGCTGTAG
- a CDS encoding ribonuclease T2 family protein: MPHALLRAMTRTLPTALLFAASIASASEPASGTFTATRSCEAFQSFRKGTNPGDVRTAPGTAYPVREVNGPDRRWLRIDVAGSQRWVAADCGTASVEAAAAAPRGGGGQCNIAGEFDSYVLAVSWQPGFCEHVKYQGTKPECDRLADRRLVVTHLTLHGLWPNRQSCGTRYGACPGPQLDLRPDTLALVRPWMPNFQYEQAFGRHEWNKHGTCTPMDDDTYFRRAVAAVKTLDASAAGRYIATNAGGAISRKAFYERVVADTGRPQAANAITLLCTNKQLFEVRVKLPVDFKEGGSLDQLLGPTLPAMRPSDSKECRGDEILVEAGGR, from the coding sequence ATGCCCCACGCCCTCCTCCGCGCCATGACGCGCACGCTGCCGACCGCGCTGCTGTTCGCCGCCTCCATCGCCTCGGCCAGCGAACCCGCCTCCGGCACCTTCACCGCGACCCGCTCGTGCGAAGCCTTCCAGTCCTTCCGCAAGGGCACGAACCCGGGCGATGTGCGCACGGCGCCGGGCACGGCCTACCCGGTGCGCGAGGTCAACGGGCCCGACCGGCGCTGGCTGCGGATCGACGTGGCCGGGTCCCAGCGCTGGGTGGCCGCCGACTGCGGCACGGCGTCCGTCGAGGCGGCGGCCGCGGCACCGCGAGGCGGTGGCGGGCAGTGCAACATCGCTGGCGAGTTCGACAGCTACGTGCTCGCCGTCTCGTGGCAGCCGGGCTTCTGCGAACACGTGAAGTACCAGGGCACGAAACCCGAGTGCGACCGCCTCGCCGACCGCCGCCTGGTGGTGACCCACCTCACGCTGCACGGCCTGTGGCCCAACCGCCAGTCGTGCGGCACCCGCTACGGCGCCTGCCCCGGTCCGCAGCTGGACCTGCGGCCCGACACCCTCGCCCTCGTCCGCCCGTGGATGCCCAACTTCCAGTACGAGCAGGCCTTCGGCCGGCACGAATGGAACAAGCACGGCACCTGCACGCCGATGGACGACGACACGTACTTCCGCCGCGCCGTGGCCGCGGTGAAGACCCTCGACGCGTCCGCCGCCGGCCGCTACATCGCGACGAACGCCGGCGGGGCCATCTCGCGCAAGGCCTTCTACGAACGCGTGGTGGCCGACACGGGCCGGCCGCAAGCGGCGAACGCGATCACGCTGCTGTGCACGAACAAGCAGCTGTTCGAGGTGCGCGTGAAGCTGCCCGTCGACTTCAAGGAAGGCGGATCGCTCGACCAGTTGCTCGGACCGACGCTGCCCGCCATGCGGCCATCCGATTCGAAGGAGTGCCGCGGGGACGAGATCCTGGTGGAGGCCGGCGGCCGCTGA
- a CDS encoding TolB family protein gives MRTLSIANGELWLHAEGTASRQIESPFAKELIERAAQSRRNTGWKHAPREGQSGVIPSNSLWGRRSGADAGPMQVRFLHACRAADDDSLYYVLSVGDTTGVFRRHLAEDREVRLFHRAGWECEGFAFNADDRRLFIASRNTDGTAHVEVYDEDGNRTGVITDGDCVDASPSLVPGRGKTVVYQSSGVARHAQGGHLVAIGHACINMLDYGSGRLDTLLDDRHHDFVGPRMDTQGRLFAIRRPADKPVHQRAGTALSDTLLMPFRLLKAVFGYLNFFSMVYGKEPLRSSGGPRTPELDQDLGQLWLHGRMIELSKVKADPQHGGYLVPRNWELVRIDRPGDAPEVLAQHVAGFDIDRRGNVVWTNGYDIFTLIDGARCGVARQQQVASVAVL, from the coding sequence ATGCGCACGCTGTCCATCGCCAACGGCGAACTGTGGTTGCACGCCGAAGGCACGGCCTCGCGGCAGATCGAATCGCCCTTCGCAAAGGAGCTGATCGAACGTGCGGCCCAGAGCCGCCGCAACACCGGCTGGAAACACGCACCGCGCGAGGGGCAGAGCGGCGTGATCCCGTCGAACAGCCTGTGGGGCCGGCGCTCCGGAGCGGACGCGGGCCCGATGCAGGTGCGGTTCCTGCACGCGTGCCGTGCGGCCGACGACGACTCGCTGTACTACGTGCTGTCGGTCGGTGACACCACCGGCGTGTTCCGCCGCCACCTCGCCGAGGACCGTGAGGTGCGCCTGTTCCACCGCGCCGGGTGGGAGTGCGAGGGCTTCGCGTTCAACGCGGACGACCGGCGGCTCTTCATCGCGTCGCGCAACACCGACGGCACGGCCCACGTCGAGGTGTACGACGAGGACGGCAACCGCACCGGCGTCATCACCGATGGCGACTGTGTCGACGCGTCGCCGTCGCTCGTGCCCGGGCGCGGCAAGACCGTCGTGTACCAGTCGAGCGGGGTCGCGCGCCATGCGCAGGGCGGGCACCTCGTGGCCATCGGCCATGCGTGCATCAACATGCTCGACTACGGCTCGGGCCGGCTCGACACGCTGCTCGACGACCGCCACCACGACTTCGTCGGGCCGCGCATGGACACCCAGGGCCGCCTGTTCGCCATCCGGCGTCCGGCCGACAAGCCGGTGCACCAGCGCGCCGGCACCGCGCTGTCGGACACGCTGCTGATGCCGTTCCGCCTGCTCAAGGCCGTGTTCGGCTACCTGAACTTCTTCTCGATGGTGTACGGCAAGGAGCCCCTGCGTTCGTCCGGCGGGCCGCGCACCCCGGAACTCGACCAGGACCTGGGCCAGCTGTGGCTGCACGGCCGCATGATCGAGCTGTCGAAGGTCAAGGCCGACCCGCAGCACGGCGGCTACCTCGTGCCGCGCAACTGGGAACTGGTGCGCATCGACCGCCCGGGTGATGCGCCGGAGGTGCTGGCCCAGCACGTCGCCGGCTTCGACATCGACCGCCGCGGCAACGTGGTGTGGACCAACGGCTACGACATCTTCACGCTGATCGACGGCGCCCGCTGCGGCGTGGCGCGGCAGCAGCAGGTGGCCTCGGTGGCGGTGCTCTGA
- a CDS encoding LysR family transcriptional regulator, with product MDISLARTFLEIVAAGSFLRAAERLHVTQTAVSARVRSLEDELGARLFVRNKAGATLTPAGEQFVRHARQLVQVWERARHQVAVPAGRSSVLTIGCEMSLWDPLLLDWLLRMRTDAPQLALRTEVGFPADLIEQVMAGSLDIAVVYAPQQRPGLRIELLIEEKLVLVTTRRGRRAIDPSDYVYVDWGPEFAAQHALAFPELGNAGVIAGLGPLGREYILAAGGSGYIRQAVVRGHLEHGRLHRVPGAPEFLYPAYAVFAEGADEAVVAPALAALKQAAKGAMAPPSRPARRGSIVPPAKRRGRA from the coding sequence ATGGACATCTCCCTCGCCCGCACCTTCCTCGAGATCGTCGCCGCCGGCAGCTTCCTGCGCGCGGCCGAGCGGCTGCACGTCACGCAGACCGCCGTCAGTGCGCGCGTGCGTTCACTGGAGGACGAACTCGGCGCACGCCTCTTCGTGCGCAACAAGGCGGGCGCCACGCTGACCCCGGCCGGCGAGCAGTTCGTGCGGCACGCGCGGCAGCTCGTGCAGGTGTGGGAACGCGCGCGCCACCAGGTCGCGGTGCCCGCGGGCCGCAGCTCGGTGCTCACCATCGGCTGCGAGATGAGCCTGTGGGACCCGCTGCTGCTCGACTGGCTGCTGCGCATGCGCACCGACGCGCCGCAGCTCGCGCTGCGCACCGAGGTGGGGTTCCCCGCCGACCTGATCGAGCAGGTGATGGCCGGGTCGCTCGACATCGCGGTGGTGTACGCGCCGCAGCAGAGGCCGGGCCTGCGCATCGAGCTGCTGATCGAGGAGAAGCTCGTGCTCGTCACGACGCGCCGCGGGCGCCGGGCCATCGACCCGTCCGACTACGTGTACGTGGACTGGGGGCCGGAGTTCGCTGCGCAGCACGCGCTCGCGTTCCCCGAACTCGGCAACGCCGGTGTCATCGCGGGGCTCGGTCCGCTTGGGCGCGAGTACATCCTCGCGGCCGGCGGGTCGGGCTACATCCGCCAGGCGGTGGTGCGGGGGCACCTGGAGCACGGCCGACTGCACCGGGTGCCGGGCGCGCCGGAGTTCCTGTACCCCGCCTACGCGGTGTTCGCCGAAGGGGCCGACGAGGCCGTCGTGGCGCCCGCGCTCGCGGCGCTGAAGCAGGCCGCGAAGGGGGCGATGGCGCCGCCCTCGCGGCCCGCGCGCAGGGGTAGCATCGTCCCTCCAGCAAAACGAAGGGGCCGGGCGTGA
- a CDS encoding flavin reductase family protein, whose product MSPHFQPVALEHASRLINHGPTVLVTSVHGGRRNVMAAAWSMPVEFTPPRIAVVIDKSTFTRELVMASGAFALCLPGAGIVDLTYAVGSDSGRDTDKFERLGIAARPGPVLGMPVIEAGCAAWLECRLIPERHTEAAYDTCFAEVVAAAADARVFSNGRWHFGDDNAALQTIHHLGAGNFVRAGGVLRAKA is encoded by the coding sequence ATGAGCCCCCATTTCCAACCCGTCGCGCTCGAACACGCGAGCCGGCTGATCAACCACGGCCCCACGGTGCTCGTGACCAGCGTCCACGGCGGACGCCGCAACGTGATGGCCGCGGCCTGGTCGATGCCGGTGGAGTTCACGCCACCGCGCATCGCGGTGGTGATCGACAAGAGCACCTTCACCCGCGAGCTGGTGATGGCCAGCGGTGCGTTCGCCCTGTGCCTCCCGGGCGCGGGGATCGTGGACCTGACCTACGCGGTGGGCAGCGACAGCGGGCGCGACACCGACAAGTTCGAACGGCTCGGCATCGCGGCCCGGCCGGGGCCGGTGCTGGGCATGCCCGTCATCGAGGCGGGCTGCGCCGCGTGGCTCGAATGCCGGCTGATTCCCGAACGGCACACGGAGGCCGCGTACGACACCTGTTTCGCCGAGGTGGTCGCGGCGGCCGCGGACGCGCGGGTGTTCTCGAACGGCCGCTGGCACTTCGGGGACGACAACGCGGCGCTGCAGACCATCCATCATCTCGGGGCGGGCAATTTCGTGCGCGCGGGCGGGGTGTTGCGGGCGAAGGCCTGA